One window of Camelina sativa cultivar DH55 chromosome 4, Cs, whole genome shotgun sequence genomic DNA carries:
- the LOC104780570 gene encoding transcription factor bHLH47, which produces MVSKSPSTSSDEANATTADERCKKGKVPKRINKAVRERLKREHLNELFIELADTLELNQQNSGKASILCEATRFLKDVFGQIESLRKEHASLLSESSYVTTEKNELKEETSVLETEISKLQSEIEAKANQLKPDLNTSHAPAYHHHLYQQQQPHPELASQFPGLPIFQGPGFQQSAATLHPPATVLVLPIQPDHQTQDISDMTGHVQTQTPLIYNNTSNVSKPCPRYASAADSWSSRLLGERLKANE; this is translated from the exons ATGGTATCGAAATCTCCTTCTACATCGTCTGATGAAGCAAATGCTACTACTGCTGATGAAAG GTGTAAAAAAGGTAAAGTACCCAAAAGGATTAACAAGGCTGTTCGAGAGAGGCTTAAGCGTGAGCATTTGAATGAGCTTTTCATTGAATTAGCCGATACCCTTG AACTGAATCAACAGAACAGTGGTAAAGCTTCCATACTATGTGAAGCTACTAGATTCCTGAAGGACGTCTTTGGTCAAATTGAGTCTCTTAGAAAGGAGCACGCTTCTCTCCTCTCTGAATCTAGCTAT GTAACCACAGAGAAGAATGAGCTGAAGGAAGAAACTTCAGTGCTCGAGACCGAGATCTCGAAACTACAGAGCGAGATAGAAGCAAAAGCGAATCAGTTGAAACCCGACTTGAACACCTCTCATGCTCCCGCGTACCACCATCATCTTTATCAACAACAGCAACCACATCCTGAACTTGCATCTCAGTTTCCAGGACTTCCCATTTTCCAAGGCCCTGGTTTTCAACAATCTGCTGCAACTCTTCATCCTCCTGCAACAGTTCTTGTCCTTCCCATCCAACCTGATCACCAGACACAAGATATTTCAGACATGACAGGGCATGTGCAGACACAAACGcctttaatttataataataccTCAAACGTGAGTAAGCCGTGTCCAAGGTATGCTAGTGCAGCTGACTCGTGGTCTTCTCGGCTACTTGGAGAGCGGCTGAAAGCCAATGAATGA